The Panicum hallii strain FIL2 chromosome 9, PHallii_v3.1, whole genome shotgun sequence genome has a window encoding:
- the LOC112873195 gene encoding uncharacterized protein LOC112873195, whose translation MACITAFVNMQSNCAYELELCIAFVVQEKSAKNKVNRSKVQLHQKTGSRSYIAYRYSLRPKYNNSDPDAVEFFGECMNSSKNGRTPLANEIYERMVAEKDREPEEGEAKKSPTKIVDETLSEISRSSTFLPNIGAPRPSKNAQSSSTAAQARIRAEFEASLQAEREEAARKREELQAQLEAQQAALEENQNLLWQTQEEVRGMTSGFEETNALLRAVLKLQKD comes from the exons ATGGCCTGCATCACTGCTTTTGTTAACATGCAATCAAACTGTGCCTATGAATTAGAACTTTGTATTGCATTTGTGGTGCAGGAGAAATCTGCGAAGAATAAAGTAAACCGATCCAAGGTGCAGCTTCACCAAAAAACTGGTTCTAGGTCCTACATAGCCTATCGATACAGCCTG AGGCCTAAGTACAACAACAGCGATCCAGATGCTGTAGAGTTCTTTGGGGAATGTATGAATAGTTCCAAAAATGGTCGCACTCCTCTTGCCAATGAAATATAT GAACGGATGGTGGCAGAGAAGGATAGAGAGCCAGAAGAAGGAGAAGCAAAAAAATCTCCCACCAAGATTGTTGATGAAACTCTTAGCGAGATCAGCCGCTCATCCACATTTCTTCCTAACATTGGTGCCCCTCGACCATCAAAGAATGCTCAGTCCTCATCGACAGCAGCACAAGCACGCATCCGAGCTGAGTTTGAGGCAAGCCTCCAAGCTGAAAGAGAGGAAGCTGCTAGGAAGCGGGAAGAGTTGCAGGCACAGCTTGAAGCTCAGCAGGCCGCACTTGAAGAAAACCAAAATTTGCTGTGGCAGACCCAAGAGGAAGTGAGGGGGATGACTAGCGGGTTTGAGGAGACTAATGCGCTGCTGCGAGCTGTCCTGAAACTTCAGAAAGATTAA
- the LOC112873196 gene encoding uncharacterized protein LOC112873196 produces the protein MTRQQAAMASPGGRPPPRERLPLPAKTASKANPKTNPISSASRLPSTSPPISTPSGNTEHSTPTPTPILAVFPQVTPTTSVNQSVPIETSPGVQSSRQSNDINDSNDQVDADSEGHTIEGEPVGDFVSASRKEVRKKTIGLGLEKMIKRGNKLPIQVAEGKKRPDVPLQAAKLALETGVALRDKLPIYTSWKLYEKDGGQ, from the exons atgactaggcaacaggcagccatggcatcgcctggaggccgtccaccacctagggaaAGATTGCCCTTGCCTGCTAAGACCGCTTCGAAAGCCAACCCTAAAACTAATCCCATTTCCAGTGCTTCTAGATTACCCAGCACCAGTCCACCCATATCTACGCCTAGTGGAAACACTGAGCATAGTACTCCTACTCCTACACCCATCCTTGCCGTGTTTCCGCAAGTTACTCCCACGACTAGTGTTAACCAATCAGTTCCTATAGAAACCTCGCCAGGTGTACAGAGCTCTAGGCAAAGCAATGACATCAATGACTCAAATGACCAAGTTGATGCTGATTCAGAGGGTCATACAATTGAAGGAGAACCAGTTGGTGACTTTGTTTCTG CGTCCCGAAAGGAAGTCCGCAAGAAAACCATAGGGCTTGGCTTAGAGAAGATGATAAAGAGAGGAAACAAGCTGCCTATCCAAGTGGCTGAAGGGAAGAAAAGACCTGATGTCCCACTTCAAGCAGCGAAGCTGGCATTAGAAACTGGAGTAGCTCTTAGAGACAAGCTGCCTATCTACACATCTTGGAAGCTTTATGAAAAAGACGGGGGCCAGTAG